One part of the Rutidosis leptorrhynchoides isolate AG116_Rl617_1_P2 chromosome 1, CSIRO_AGI_Rlap_v1, whole genome shotgun sequence genome encodes these proteins:
- the LOC139859847 gene encoding NDR1/HIN1-like protein 3 encodes MRTAVCFVAICCICISGLIGAYFSVWSKLTSERSHIPKVHVDVALTQFTLSPTNNTLYYNLPANITFQIPTSLVGITFYKTNLYLMYQGQLLGTQRISEAFSLQHKKKKSIVNVTLGGQHELKLNHGDERLVYESDNKSGFYLINVMLRLKMKFKALGLPTKRYAYQIMCDNMEVPLSSEGNVSSVSSVRLDITKCLHKEIDIECFDVEDGNSMSRKYCQRLF; translated from the coding sequence ATGCGTACAGCCGTGTGTTTTGTTGCGATATGCTGCATATGCATATCCGGTCTCATCGGCGCGTACTTTTCAGTTTGGTCAAAACTCACGTCCGAGAGGTCTCATATCCCAAAAGTTCACGTGGATGTCGCTTTAACTCAATTCACGCTCTCACCAACAAACAACACTTTGTATTACAATCTTCCGGCTAACATAACCTTTCAAATTCCTACCAGTCTAGTGGGGATAACGTTTTATAAAACTAATCTCTACTTGATGTATCAAGGCCAGCTATTGGGTACGCAAAGAATTTCGGAAGCGTTTTCTTTACAACATAAGAAGAAAAAGAGTATTGTTAACGTGACATTAGGAGGTCAACATGAATTGAAGTTGAATCATGGTGATGAGAGGTTGGTTTACGAGTCGGATAATAAGAGCGGTTTTTATTTGATTAATGTGATGTTGAGACTTAAGATGAAGTTTAAAGCGTTGGGGTTGCCGACGAAGAGATATGCATATCAGATCATGTGCGATAATATGGAGGTTCCATTGAGTTCCGAAGGCAATGTTTCATCTGTTTCATCTGTGAGGCTTGATATTACGAAGTGTTTGCATAAGGAAATAGATATCGAGTGTTTTGACGTTGAAGACGGAAACAGTATGTCTAGGAAATATTGTCAGAGGCTCTTTTGA